The following are encoded together in the Arthrobacter sp. Y-9 genome:
- a CDS encoding extracellular solute-binding protein → MKNHSLRILTAVVLAGAVATGASACGQKNSASAAAERTLSYRSIWSADEPQAKILKSALDDFAQQEGVKVDVKFVGRTGGDALTTEMAAGKGPDLFDAGSDNLPAWRAQNLAAPVDDVLKMPVPGENGKTVGDLVPAALQKAASDDKGLGFLPHTAISTAVWFDAAKHPELASAPPKTWDEFVAYLNKAKAAGRTPICQDGTVPFYNVYWLYSALVNAGGSGSLLGLQKTSEAWDEPEVLAAAGKVEQLAKGGYFQPNFIATKYPAAQNDWVQGKCDLNINGTWLASEVASATPSGAQIRSFQLPVGGKDSVEAGALGLGVNAKGKNAEDAKKFLAFFEQSKYQKRIADEAKNIPARSDVPAPKALSDAQKALAEAKDVHLTYDTAAGNKAWWNDMFLPLDDQLLQGKISAAQFVQQGKQKSAQIMAGQK, encoded by the coding sequence ATGAAGAACCACTCACTGCGGATCCTCACCGCCGTCGTCCTGGCCGGCGCGGTGGCCACCGGCGCCTCCGCGTGCGGCCAGAAGAACAGCGCCTCCGCGGCCGCCGAGCGCACGCTCAGCTACCGTTCCATCTGGAGCGCCGACGAGCCGCAGGCCAAGATCCTCAAGAGCGCCCTGGACGACTTCGCCCAGCAGGAAGGCGTCAAGGTCGACGTCAAGTTCGTGGGGCGCACGGGCGGTGACGCGCTGACCACCGAGATGGCCGCAGGGAAGGGGCCGGATCTGTTCGACGCCGGCTCGGACAATCTGCCCGCATGGCGGGCCCAGAACCTGGCCGCCCCGGTGGACGACGTGCTGAAGATGCCCGTCCCGGGCGAGAACGGCAAGACGGTCGGCGATCTGGTGCCGGCGGCCCTGCAGAAGGCCGCCTCGGATGACAAGGGCCTCGGCTTCCTTCCGCACACCGCCATCTCGACCGCCGTGTGGTTCGACGCCGCCAAGCACCCGGAACTCGCGTCCGCTCCCCCGAAGACCTGGGATGAGTTCGTCGCGTACCTGAACAAGGCCAAGGCCGCCGGTCGGACCCCGATCTGCCAGGACGGGACCGTCCCGTTCTACAACGTCTACTGGCTGTACTCCGCCCTGGTGAACGCGGGCGGCTCGGGCAGCCTGCTGGGTCTTCAGAAGACCTCGGAGGCATGGGACGAGCCGGAGGTCCTCGCGGCCGCGGGCAAGGTGGAGCAGCTGGCCAAGGGCGGCTACTTCCAGCCGAACTTCATCGCCACCAAGTACCCGGCCGCCCAGAACGACTGGGTTCAGGGCAAGTGCGATCTGAATATCAACGGCACCTGGCTCGCCAGTGAAGTCGCCTCCGCCACCCCGTCCGGCGCCCAGATCCGTTCCTTCCAGCTCCCCGTGGGCGGTAAGGACTCCGTGGAGGCCGGCGCGCTGGGCCTCGGAGTGAATGCCAAGGGCAAGAACGCCGAGGACGCCAAGAAGTTCCTCGCCTTCTTCGAACAGTCCAAGTACCAGAAGCGCATCGCGGACGAGGCGAAGAACATCCCGGCCCGCAGTGATGTGCCGGCCCCCAAGGCCCTCTCGGACGCGCAGAAGGCCCTGGCCGAGGCCAAGGACGTGCACCTGACCTACGACACCGCCGCCGGCAACAAGGCCTGGTGGAACGACATGTTCCTGCCCCTGGACGACCAGCTCCTCCAGGGCAAGATCAGCGCGGCCCAGTTCGTCCAGCAGGGCAAGCAGAAGTCCGCTCAGATCATGGCCGGGCAGAAATGA
- a CDS encoding HAMP domain-containing sensor histidine kinase, whose product MLSPADLLLIVVTTAVCTGAVSLLAWLALRWNRRGSIASQFAIVIVAVVLSIACSTLAVLVEMFFSPHDLTVLVWVLGVSAVLSVTAAVLVTGRTARRSLDALVASAQRVGDGAVVVAGTPGWQEFNELSAELAETSRRLAAARAELEKLDAARRKFYAGISHDLRTPLTGIRALAEALEDGVVEDAGVTARRIGSRAEAMTRMVDDLFELSKLQEGTLRLQPELVELLDLVSDAVTDVQPLAERKGIRISQRGVEGRVLWADPRELSRVLGNMLSNGIRHAPEHSEILISADTLERDRLVLTVLDQGPGVVAEDLGRIFEVGWRADAARTAEEPSALSSGAGLGLAIVRGIVEAHGGMVRAGQVPDGFQLEVTLPLGRDGAGDAPPPAASAG is encoded by the coding sequence ATGCTGAGTCCTGCGGATCTGCTGCTGATCGTCGTGACGACGGCCGTCTGCACGGGGGCCGTCAGCCTGCTCGCCTGGCTTGCCCTGCGCTGGAACCGGCGCGGATCGATCGCCTCCCAGTTCGCGATCGTGATCGTCGCGGTCGTCCTCTCGATCGCCTGTTCCACGCTCGCCGTGCTGGTGGAGATGTTCTTCTCACCCCACGACCTCACGGTCCTGGTGTGGGTCCTCGGGGTGTCTGCGGTCCTGAGTGTCACGGCAGCCGTCCTCGTCACGGGGAGGACCGCACGGCGGTCCCTGGACGCGCTCGTGGCGTCGGCGCAGCGGGTAGGGGACGGCGCCGTCGTCGTGGCGGGGACGCCCGGCTGGCAGGAGTTCAACGAACTGTCCGCGGAACTCGCTGAGACGTCACGCCGGCTCGCGGCCGCACGCGCCGAACTGGAGAAGCTCGACGCCGCGCGGCGAAAGTTCTACGCGGGGATCTCGCATGATCTGAGGACGCCCCTCACCGGGATCCGCGCGCTCGCGGAAGCGCTCGAGGACGGCGTGGTGGAGGACGCCGGGGTCACCGCGCGCCGGATCGGGTCCCGCGCCGAGGCGATGACGAGGATGGTGGACGACCTGTTCGAGCTGTCCAAGCTCCAGGAGGGCACCTTGCGGCTCCAGCCGGAACTGGTGGAGCTGCTGGACCTGGTCTCGGACGCCGTGACCGATGTCCAGCCGCTGGCGGAGCGGAAGGGCATCCGCATCTCGCAGCGCGGCGTCGAGGGGCGGGTCCTGTGGGCCGATCCCCGGGAGCTGAGCCGGGTGCTGGGGAACATGCTCAGCAATGGCATCCGGCACGCACCGGAGCATTCGGAGATCCTCATCTCGGCGGACACCCTGGAGCGGGACCGGTTGGTCCTCACGGTGCTCGACCAGGGCCCCGGCGTCGTCGCCGAGGATCTGGGCCGCATCTTCGAGGTCGGGTGGCGCGCCGATGCGGCGCGGACCGCCGAGGAGCCGTCGGCGCTCTCCTCGGGCGCGGGTCTCGGGCTGGCGATCGTGCGAGGCATCGTCGAAGCGCATGGCGGGATGGTCCGGGCGGGCCAGGTCCCCGACGGCTTCCAGCTGGAGGTCACGCTGCCGCTGGGCCGTGACGGTGCCGGAGACGCTCCGCCGCCCGCGGCTTCAGCTGGTTGA
- a CDS encoding DoxX family membrane protein, producing the protein MDRTGPRIPALTAPLVVGAVRVVLGILWLNEGITKYRAGFGRADILLVAGSASGNSRVPEYFQWFATGVLGKAPELFGVLMPLLEAGLGVALILGVLTLPAAVGSVFTLMTYWMADQLIAQYPVMVLLSLGVVLLPRSATRLSLDALLLRIVRRRRSGTAGA; encoded by the coding sequence ATGGACCGCACCGGACCACGGATCCCCGCCCTCACCGCCCCGCTCGTCGTCGGAGCGGTGAGGGTGGTCCTCGGGATCCTGTGGCTGAATGAGGGCATCACCAAATACCGTGCGGGCTTTGGCCGGGCGGACATCCTCCTGGTGGCGGGCAGCGCCTCGGGCAACAGCCGGGTGCCGGAGTACTTCCAGTGGTTCGCCACCGGGGTCCTGGGCAAGGCGCCTGAGCTGTTCGGCGTGCTCATGCCGCTGCTGGAGGCCGGGCTGGGCGTGGCGCTCATCCTCGGGGTCCTGACACTGCCCGCCGCGGTGGGGTCGGTCTTCACGCTCATGACCTACTGGATGGCTGACCAGCTGATCGCCCAGTACCCGGTCATGGTGCTGCTGTCCCTGGGGGTGGTGCTGTTGCCGCGCAGCGCGACGCGCCTCTCACTCGACGCGCTCCTGCTCCGGATCGTCCGACGACGGCGGTCAGGCACAGCAGGCGCATAG
- a CDS encoding sugar ABC transporter permease: MTSRLADAGAVPQNRTAPAEVIRKPLLPSREKVFWAFLGPALALYTLLFVAPSFFGVWVSLTKWAGPGSEMSWRGLQNYVSLLGNEAFLRSFGNTLVLAVVSGTLVFGVTFLSMVVLRQLKGRAFIRSVVFLPVIISPIAVGAAIGFLLNPDGVANRILGFFGIAPVGFLGPDTVFACIIGGVVWSSTGLYIALMLSAMDAIPEDLYEAALLTGASKWQQFRFITLPLSWDVFAVASVLWVVNSLKTFEIVIAFTTGGAVGVPPIQARTVAVQQYNSVVVSGGVPDLGAGAAMGVIVTVLTIILIVLVRRITAREQVELS; encoded by the coding sequence ATGACCAGTCGCCTCGCGGATGCCGGGGCGGTCCCGCAGAACCGGACCGCCCCGGCGGAGGTGATCCGCAAGCCGCTGCTGCCGTCCCGGGAGAAGGTCTTCTGGGCCTTCCTCGGACCGGCGCTGGCGCTCTACACGCTCCTGTTCGTGGCGCCGTCCTTCTTCGGCGTCTGGGTCAGTCTCACCAAGTGGGCCGGTCCGGGATCGGAGATGTCCTGGCGTGGCCTGCAGAACTACGTGTCGCTCCTGGGCAATGAGGCCTTTCTTCGTTCCTTCGGCAACACCCTGGTGCTCGCGGTGGTCAGCGGGACACTCGTCTTCGGCGTCACCTTCCTGAGCATGGTGGTGCTGCGCCAGCTGAAGGGCCGGGCGTTCATCCGCTCCGTGGTCTTCCTGCCGGTGATCATCTCCCCCATCGCGGTCGGCGCGGCGATCGGCTTCCTGCTCAACCCCGACGGCGTGGCGAACCGCATCCTCGGTTTCTTCGGCATCGCGCCCGTCGGCTTCCTCGGGCCGGACACCGTCTTCGCCTGCATCATCGGCGGGGTGGTCTGGTCTTCGACCGGCCTGTACATCGCGCTCATGCTCTCCGCCATGGACGCGATCCCGGAGGACCTGTACGAAGCGGCTCTTCTGACCGGCGCGTCGAAGTGGCAGCAGTTCCGCTTCATCACGCTGCCGCTCTCCTGGGACGTGTTCGCCGTGGCCTCGGTGCTGTGGGTGGTGAACAGTCTCAAGACCTTCGAGATCGTCATCGCCTTCACCACGGGCGGCGCGGTCGGCGTGCCGCCGATCCAGGCCCGCACCGTGGCGGTCCAGCAGTACAACTCGGTGGTGGTGAGCGGCGGCGTGCCGGACCTCGGAGCCGGCGCCGCCATGGGCGTCATCGTGACCGTCCTGACCATCATCCTCATCGTCCTGGTCCGCCGGATCACGGCCCGCGAACAGGTGGAGCTCTCATGA
- a CDS encoding DM13 domain-containing protein, which produces MRTKALVGARLLALALSLSACGGGTAGSPSGGSSSMPESSMPAAGGSPSSMASESSMAMAKHQGDFAGLNGKSVEGTVTVADGKVTLAGFSSDEGPDLHLYLASGTDEAAIGTGTQLGKVSFNTASQTFTLPAGAGSSAYVVVHCDKAKAVFGAAKLS; this is translated from the coding sequence ATGCGTACCAAGGCTCTCGTCGGTGCAAGACTTCTCGCTCTCGCCCTCTCCCTGTCCGCGTGCGGCGGCGGGACCGCCGGCTCGCCCAGCGGCGGCTCCTCCTCGATGCCCGAGTCGAGCATGCCCGCGGCGGGCGGGTCGCCGTCGTCGATGGCGTCGGAGTCCTCCATGGCCATGGCCAAGCACCAGGGCGACTTCGCCGGGCTCAACGGGAAGTCCGTCGAGGGCACCGTGACCGTCGCCGACGGCAAGGTGACCCTGGCCGGCTTCTCCTCGGACGAAGGCCCGGATCTGCACCTGTACCTGGCGTCCGGAACGGACGAGGCGGCCATCGGCACGGGCACCCAGCTCGGCAAGGTCTCCTTCAACACCGCGTCCCAGACGTTCACCCTCCCGGCCGGCGCCGGGTCCTCCGCTTACGTGGTGGTGCACTGCGACAAGGCGAAGGCCGTGTTCGGCGCCGCCAAGCTGTCCTGA
- a CDS encoding carbohydrate ABC transporter permease gives MRKLGRFCGNVFVPSVTVAALWVWVAFNLVLVAWIGIQSLKTSGDIIQNPFALPTDPQWKNFGTVWELGQFAQAALNSVVVTGVGALLIVAIAAPAAYVLARSSKKVAGPLTAYFAVGLSIPLQTLAVPIVVAKLGLSSFMVDWVTGWWDDRITLLIFEVVFSLPFAVFVLTGFFRSLPHEVEEAAEVDGAGPLTLFRQIVLPLAKPGLTTVLVLNIIGLWNSALLVMLIVSDPEQRTLPVALLNLYSAMQYSSDWGGLFAGIVILVFPMVVLYLWVGRRIIDGMTAGMGK, from the coding sequence ATGAGGAAACTCGGCCGCTTCTGCGGCAACGTCTTCGTCCCGTCCGTCACCGTCGCGGCCCTGTGGGTGTGGGTGGCGTTCAACCTGGTGCTGGTCGCCTGGATCGGCATCCAGTCGCTCAAGACCTCGGGGGACATCATCCAGAACCCGTTCGCCCTGCCCACCGACCCGCAGTGGAAGAACTTCGGCACGGTCTGGGAGCTCGGGCAGTTCGCCCAGGCGGCGCTCAACAGCGTGGTCGTCACCGGTGTCGGAGCGCTGCTCATCGTGGCGATCGCCGCGCCGGCAGCTTATGTCCTGGCCCGGTCGAGCAAGAAGGTGGCCGGCCCGCTCACGGCGTACTTCGCCGTCGGGCTCTCGATTCCGCTGCAGACGCTCGCGGTGCCGATCGTGGTCGCGAAGCTGGGCCTGAGCAGCTTCATGGTGGACTGGGTCACCGGCTGGTGGGACGACCGGATCACGCTGCTGATCTTCGAGGTCGTGTTCTCGCTGCCGTTCGCCGTCTTCGTCCTCACGGGCTTCTTCCGCTCCCTCCCGCACGAGGTGGAGGAGGCGGCGGAGGTCGACGGCGCGGGCCCGCTCACGCTGTTCCGGCAGATCGTGCTCCCCCTGGCGAAGCCCGGGCTGACGACCGTTCTGGTGCTCAACATCATCGGCCTCTGGAACTCGGCGCTGCTCGTGATGCTGATCGTGTCCGATCCGGAGCAGCGCACTCTTCCGGTGGCCCTGCTGAACCTGTACTCGGCCATGCAGTACAGCTCCGATTGGGGCGGCCTGTTCGCCGGGATCGTGATCCTCGTGTTCCCCATGGTCGTGCTGTATCTGTGGGTCGGGCGGAGGATCATCGACGGCATGACCGCCGGCATGGGCAAGTGA
- a CDS encoding Gfo/Idh/MocA family oxidoreductase: protein MQSASPTASAPPADAPTLAVIGAGLRSTVYAQRALTTGAARIVAVAEPDPVRRERFAREHGIPAENVFTDWEDLLAGERLADGVIIGTQDRMHAGPAVTAAGKGYHILLEKPIAPTEEEATRILAAAEENDVILAVCHVMRYSPYTRALRRILEDGTIGQVINVQHLEQVGWWHHAHSFVRGNWRKEAESASLLLAKACHDVDWLAYMMGAIPQRVSSFGALTHFTAAARPAGAADRCWDCPLEAICPYSAKRLYLGCLGDPEKEFWPLSAVTEDATPEGVERALRTGPYGRCVYACDNDVVDTQTVSLEFGTGATATITVTAFAALEHRKTRIFGTHGSIDGDGRHLRIHDFVSDSWTEIDTGGGDDASMAGGHGGADESLADAFFDALRHDDPSRILSSGRESLDTHRVVWAAETARKQGTVVTIPPSPDRPAPVLPPTALSATHLSMTKQEESEYTA, encoded by the coding sequence GTGCAGTCTGCAAGTCCAACGGCGTCCGCTCCTCCAGCGGACGCACCCACCCTCGCCGTGATCGGCGCCGGCCTCCGCAGCACGGTCTACGCCCAGCGGGCCCTGACGACCGGCGCTGCGAGGATCGTCGCCGTCGCGGAACCCGATCCGGTGCGCCGCGAGCGGTTCGCCCGTGAGCACGGCATCCCGGCCGAGAACGTCTTCACCGACTGGGAGGACCTCCTGGCCGGCGAACGGCTCGCCGACGGCGTCATCATCGGGACTCAGGACCGGATGCATGCCGGACCGGCCGTGACGGCAGCCGGGAAGGGCTATCACATCCTCCTGGAGAAGCCGATCGCGCCCACCGAGGAGGAGGCCACCCGCATCCTGGCCGCGGCGGAGGAGAACGACGTCATTCTGGCCGTCTGCCACGTCATGCGGTACTCCCCCTACACGCGGGCCCTGCGGAGGATCCTCGAAGACGGCACTATTGGTCAAGTGATCAATGTGCAGCATCTGGAGCAGGTGGGCTGGTGGCATCACGCTCACTCCTTCGTCCGCGGCAATTGGCGCAAGGAGGCGGAGTCCGCCTCGCTCCTTCTGGCCAAAGCTTGCCACGACGTCGATTGGCTTGCCTACATGATGGGAGCAATCCCACAGCGTGTCTCCTCCTTCGGGGCGCTGACCCACTTCACGGCGGCAGCCCGCCCCGCGGGCGCCGCCGACCGCTGCTGGGACTGCCCTCTGGAAGCCATCTGCCCGTACTCGGCCAAGCGTCTGTACCTCGGGTGTCTCGGCGATCCGGAGAAGGAATTCTGGCCGCTGTCCGCCGTCACGGAGGACGCCACTCCCGAAGGCGTGGAGCGGGCGCTGCGCACCGGCCCGTACGGCCGCTGCGTCTACGCCTGCGACAACGACGTGGTGGACACCCAGACCGTCTCCCTCGAATTCGGCACCGGCGCGACGGCGACCATCACCGTGACAGCGTTCGCCGCCCTCGAACATCGCAAGACCCGGATCTTCGGGACGCACGGGTCGATCGACGGCGACGGCCGTCACCTCCGGATCCACGATTTCGTCTCGGACAGCTGGACCGAGATCGACACCGGTGGGGGCGACGACGCTTCCATGGCCGGCGGGCACGGTGGCGCCGACGAATCCCTGGCGGACGCCTTCTTCGACGCCCTCCGCCACGACGATCCGTCCCGGATCCTCAGCAGCGGACGCGAGAGCCTCGACACCCACCGGGTGGTCTGGGCCGCGGAGACCGCCCGGAAGCAGGGCACCGTGGTCACGATCCCGCCGTCGCCGGACCGTCCGGCACCGGTGCTCCCGCCCACAGCACTTTCAGCGACACACCTTTCAATGACGAAACAGGAAGAATCGGAGTACACAGCATGA
- a CDS encoding DUF4304 domain-containing protein, translating to MSELEARFDALVAGVVVPALKPLGYRKRKLSWSRETPEAVHGITLQRSQGNAPDHLRFYVEVSAYVPEFARTVGATVPDRLEKATPQYSRRFESVIDWPGQWINLESWTDEDLHPAFGEALLQLDGHLAAIDAAPALAEALRSGGPLNLDLFAWWCASGNSEERAAQLSAAQEQFGHEDRWPRLLAQFERTAGRFGVVLPPG from the coding sequence ATGAGCGAGCTGGAGGCACGGTTCGACGCTCTCGTAGCCGGCGTCGTTGTGCCCGCGCTCAAGCCCCTCGGCTACCGGAAGCGCAAGCTCAGCTGGTCGCGGGAGACGCCCGAGGCGGTGCACGGCATCACGCTGCAGCGCAGCCAGGGCAACGCGCCGGACCACTTGCGGTTCTACGTCGAGGTGAGTGCGTATGTGCCGGAGTTCGCGCGGACCGTGGGCGCCACCGTCCCGGATCGGCTGGAGAAGGCGACGCCGCAGTACAGCAGGCGCTTCGAATCCGTGATCGACTGGCCCGGCCAGTGGATCAACCTGGAATCCTGGACGGACGAGGACCTCCACCCGGCGTTCGGTGAGGCCCTGCTCCAGCTCGACGGGCACCTCGCGGCGATCGATGCCGCACCGGCCCTCGCCGAGGCGCTGCGGAGCGGCGGTCCCCTCAACCTCGATCTGTTCGCCTGGTGGTGTGCCAGCGGGAACAGCGAGGAGCGGGCCGCGCAGCTCTCGGCGGCTCAGGAGCAATTCGGTCACGAGGACCGCTGGCCGCGCCTCCTGGCCCAGTTCGAGCGCACCGCGGGCCGCTTCGGCGTGGTCCTTCCCCCGGGCTGA
- a CDS encoding response regulator transcription factor — protein MDPGTARVMVVEDDPTVRMIVSDYLRAAGYAVAQHADGASARDALREQVPDVLIVDRMMPGLSGDELCREVRTFSDVPIMMLTAMGAVEDRIEGLEHGADDYLSKPFALRELQLRVAALVRRRVSSSAPSAFTAGRFRIDPAHRRVWADQREMALTTREYELFLYLVQHPDQVVSRDEILREVWGWGFGDPSTVTVHVRRLREKIEPDPRFPCYLRTEWGAGYRFTIEPSC, from the coding sequence ATGGACCCTGGAACAGCCCGCGTGATGGTCGTGGAGGACGACCCCACCGTCCGCATGATCGTGAGCGATTACCTGCGCGCCGCCGGATACGCGGTGGCCCAGCACGCCGATGGGGCGAGCGCCCGCGACGCCCTGCGGGAGCAGGTGCCCGATGTGCTGATCGTGGACCGCATGATGCCAGGACTCAGCGGGGACGAGCTGTGCCGTGAGGTGCGGACCTTCTCCGACGTGCCGATCATGATGCTCACCGCGATGGGCGCCGTCGAGGACCGGATCGAAGGGCTGGAACACGGGGCCGATGACTACCTCAGCAAACCCTTCGCCCTGCGCGAGCTGCAGCTGCGGGTAGCGGCCCTGGTCCGCCGCCGCGTCTCCTCGAGCGCCCCGTCAGCCTTCACCGCCGGCCGGTTCCGGATCGACCCGGCACACCGGCGCGTCTGGGCCGACCAGCGGGAGATGGCGCTTACCACGCGGGAGTACGAGCTGTTCCTCTACCTCGTCCAGCACCCCGACCAGGTGGTGAGCCGGGACGAGATCCTGCGGGAGGTGTGGGGGTGGGGCTTCGGCGACCCCTCCACCGTGACCGTGCACGTCCGCCGGCTGAGGGAGAAGATCGAACCCGATCCGCGCTTCCCCTGCTATCTCCGGACCGAGTGGGGAGCCGGATACCGTTTCACGATCGAGCCGTCATGCTGA
- a CDS encoding ROK family transcriptional regulator, which yields MELRRGDTSRLRRQNAVLTMKLLRDNGAMGLTELATQSGLSRPTVEGIVDSLLDAGWLLSHDPETGQVGRPRRLVEFRADAGHVMGVDIGSVTVRAVVADLAGEPVGSSSVAVLPDHGREARLRAARAAAAQAVADAGLTPSALAAVCVGTTGTVSTAGVVTHSVALPGWEGVDLAGAFAEDYACPVAVENDCNLAAMAEAWKGVAAGYSEVAYIHCGMRTGAGLFINGKLYRGARGLSGEIGALPLVGWHRAPSRLAAFSGLSEGTPGESVAATVFDAAKTGDAEARWAVERYASDLAEGIAALVLTLDPELVVLGGGVSRSGEILLEPLARYLAPLCIEAPQLSLSSLGERAVVSGALRHALNLVDDQLYDVESVLPAPLAAAS from the coding sequence GTGGAATTGCGCCGAGGTGACACCTCCCGTCTGCGACGCCAGAACGCGGTCCTGACCATGAAACTGCTCCGCGACAACGGAGCCATGGGCCTGACGGAGCTGGCCACGCAGAGCGGGCTGTCCCGCCCCACCGTGGAAGGCATCGTGGATTCGCTCCTCGACGCCGGGTGGCTGCTCTCCCATGATCCGGAGACCGGCCAGGTGGGCCGTCCGCGGCGCCTGGTGGAGTTCCGGGCGGACGCCGGGCACGTCATGGGCGTGGACATCGGATCGGTGACCGTGCGTGCCGTCGTGGCGGATCTCGCGGGGGAGCCGGTCGGCTCGTCATCCGTGGCGGTGCTCCCGGACCACGGACGGGAGGCGCGGCTCCGGGCGGCACGGGCCGCCGCGGCCCAGGCCGTGGCGGACGCCGGCCTGACGCCGTCGGCGCTGGCCGCCGTCTGCGTCGGGACCACCGGCACAGTGAGCACCGCGGGCGTCGTCACCCACTCCGTCGCGCTGCCCGGCTGGGAAGGTGTCGACCTGGCCGGCGCGTTCGCCGAGGATTACGCCTGCCCCGTGGCGGTGGAGAACGACTGCAATCTCGCGGCGATGGCGGAGGCCTGGAAGGGCGTGGCGGCGGGGTACAGCGAGGTCGCGTACATCCACTGCGGCATGAGGACGGGAGCGGGGCTCTTCATCAACGGCAAGCTCTACCGCGGCGCCCGCGGGCTGTCCGGTGAGATCGGAGCCCTGCCGCTCGTCGGCTGGCACCGTGCGCCGTCGCGCCTTGCGGCGTTCTCCGGCCTGAGCGAGGGAACGCCCGGCGAATCCGTGGCGGCCACGGTGTTCGACGCCGCCAAGACCGGCGACGCCGAAGCCCGCTGGGCGGTGGAGCGCTATGCCAGCGACCTGGCGGAAGGCATCGCCGCGCTGGTCCTGACGCTCGATCCGGAACTCGTGGTCCTGGGGGGCGGCGTCTCGCGCTCCGGGGAGATCCTGCTGGAGCCGCTCGCCCGCTACCTGGCGCCGCTCTGCATCGAAGCGCCCCAGCTCAGCCTGTCCTCGCTGGGGGAGCGCGCCGTCGTGTCGGGGGCCCTGCGCCACGCGCTGAACCTGGTGGACGATCAGCTGTACGACGTCGAGAGCGTGCTGCCCGCGCCACTCGCCGCAGCCTCCTGA